A single Fluviispira vulneris DNA region contains:
- a CDS encoding thiamine phosphate synthase, which produces MLEIDKNKMRFYPIVDNFEWVRKLIQWGAKSIQLRIKINNNVPNNYEAGEYLENQIKSSIEYCKKHQCQLFINDYWELALKYKAFGIHLGYEDSHEADLMALQNAKINFGLSTHDYNELDFALKLNPSYIALGPIFPTQTKIMRFAPQGISRITEWRNLIPVNIPLVAIGGISLQHGFSIYSAGADSISVISDFKSSQHPEGRVKNWIQIGECL; this is translated from the coding sequence ATGCTTGAAATAGATAAAAATAAAATGCGATTTTATCCCATAGTAGATAATTTTGAATGGGTAAGAAAATTGATCCAATGGGGTGCAAAATCAATTCAACTTAGGATTAAAATAAATAATAATGTTCCAAATAATTACGAAGCAGGAGAATATCTAGAAAATCAAATCAAATCCTCTATAGAATATTGTAAAAAACACCAATGCCAACTTTTTATAAATGATTATTGGGAACTTGCTCTTAAGTACAAAGCATTTGGCATCCACTTAGGCTACGAAGATTCACATGAGGCCGACCTTATGGCACTTCAAAACGCAAAAATAAATTTCGGATTGAGTACGCATGATTATAACGAACTTGATTTTGCTTTAAAACTCAATCCTTCCTATATTGCCCTAGGACCTATTTTCCCTACACAAACGAAAATCATGCGCTTTGCCCCTCAAGGAATATCTAGAATTACAGAATGGAGAAATCTGATCCCAGTAAATATTCCATTAGTTGCCATTGGAGGTATTTCATTACAACATGGATTCAGTATTTATTCAGCTGGCGCAGATAGTATTTCAGTCATAAGTGATTTTAAATCTTCACAACATCCTGAAGGACGTGTCAAAAATTGGATTCAAATAGGTGAGTGTTTATGA
- the thiD gene encoding bifunctional hydroxymethylpyrimidine kinase/phosphomethylpyrimidine kinase gives MLNLGEVKIYSRVLSIAGSDSGGGAGIQADLKTFHEFKCYGASVITAITSQNTMGVFNIQEISQNSIATQLECVLSDIGFDSVKIGMLFTDDIIKIVAEKLVKFKCKNIVLDPVILSKNNFKLLKDDALNSLLNDLLPLAEILTPNLPEAEILLSRKISSLKDMENAAIDLLLLGPRAVILKGGHFENGNKSSDCMATYDGNKVNIIWLESEKIVTNNSHGTGCTFSAAIAANLAKGMDRETSFQIAKNYISKSIMRGSRYKIGNGIGPVCHFS, from the coding sequence ATGCTAAATTTAGGGGAAGTGAAGATCTATTCGAGGGTGTTGAGTATTGCGGGTTCTGATTCGGGAGGGGGAGCCGGAATCCAAGCAGATTTAAAAACATTCCATGAATTCAAATGCTATGGAGCTTCGGTTATTACTGCGATAACATCGCAAAATACCATGGGTGTATTTAATATTCAGGAAATTTCGCAAAATTCAATTGCTACGCAACTTGAGTGTGTTTTAAGCGATATTGGTTTTGATTCAGTAAAAATCGGTATGCTATTTACAGATGATATTATTAAAATAGTTGCTGAAAAATTAGTTAAATTTAAATGTAAAAATATTGTTCTAGATCCAGTGATTTTATCTAAAAATAATTTTAAACTTCTGAAAGACGATGCTCTAAATTCATTATTGAATGATTTACTTCCTTTGGCAGAAATATTAACTCCAAATTTACCTGAAGCAGAAATCTTGCTTTCAAGGAAAATAAGTTCTCTAAAAGATATGGAAAACGCTGCGATAGATTTACTTTTATTGGGACCACGTGCTGTGATTTTAAAAGGTGGTCATTTTGAAAATGGCAATAAATCTTCTGATTGCATGGCTACTTATGATGGTAATAAAGTGAATATTATTTGGCTTGAATCTGAAAAAATTGTCACAAATAATTCCCATGGTACGGGTTGTACTTTTTCTGCAGCAATAGCTGCAAATTTGGCAAAAGGAATGGACAGAGAAACTTCTTTCCAAATAGCAAAAAATTATATTTCAAAATCTATCATGAGAGGTTCTCGTTACAAAATAGGAAATGGTATTGGGCCTGTTTGTCATTTCAGTTAA
- a CDS encoding ABC transporter permease, whose amino-acid sequence MRKINFLKMSRTIIMISFANSIIFRGTFLLRFFVILASLSAYYYFWRFVYTQNSTIANYDFPSFLGYLIGVQIFYSLLQPDDINMSDSIRYGELDKYLLLPSNMILILYLKLLGNRLAYATTIFIPFLLLIIFSSLFLNTHLFRSISLLQIFSLGFFCLGGVSLHFLMEITIGLLAFWFEKSDFLFVVKEIIFWILAGLWLPYEFFPSVLHNIFQWSPFRYFAYIQASILTGKAHSIAQEFALMIFWIIAFIVLTILIMKKGLKRYEAFGS is encoded by the coding sequence ATGCGCAAAATTAACTTTCTTAAAATGTCGCGAACAATAATAATGATTTCTTTTGCCAATAGCATAATCTTTCGAGGAACTTTTCTACTTCGTTTTTTTGTAATTTTAGCAAGTTTATCAGCTTATTATTATTTTTGGCGCTTTGTCTATACGCAAAATTCTACAATTGCAAATTATGATTTTCCATCTTTCCTTGGTTATCTTATTGGAGTGCAAATATTCTATTCTTTATTACAACCAGATGATATCAATATGTCTGATTCTATTCGCTATGGTGAATTAGACAAATACCTTCTTTTACCGAGCAATATGATATTAATCTTATATTTGAAACTTTTAGGCAATCGTCTTGCTTATGCAACGACCATTTTTATTCCTTTTCTATTATTAATTATTTTTAGTAGCTTATTTCTTAACACTCATCTTTTTAGATCAATAAGCTTATTACAGATCTTTTCTCTAGGTTTTTTTTGTCTTGGTGGTGTCAGTCTACATTTTTTAATGGAAATTACGATTGGTCTGCTCGCATTTTGGTTTGAAAAAAGTGATTTTTTGTTTGTTGTAAAAGAAATTATTTTTTGGATTTTGGCAGGTTTATGGCTTCCTTATGAGTTTTTTCCATCTGTATTGCATAACATTTTTCAATGGTCACCTTTCAGATATTTTGCATATATTCAAGCATCAATATTAACTGGCAAAGCTCATTCTATTGCTCAAGAATTTGCTTTGATGATATTTTGGATCATTGCTTTCATTGTTTTAACAATTTTGATTATGAAAAAGGGATTAAAAAGATATGAAGCATTTGGTAGCTAA
- the thiS gene encoding sulfur carrier protein ThiS, translating into MSKLLIKVNGDKKNYNVEKLSIQMLLEKEQIKTNGVAIALNKVFIPKQKHSELFLQNNDEIEIITPSQGG; encoded by the coding sequence ATGTCTAAATTATTAATAAAAGTAAATGGAGATAAAAAAAATTACAATGTGGAAAAGTTAAGTATACAAATGCTTCTTGAAAAAGAACAAATTAAAACAAATGGAGTTGCCATTGCATTAAATAAAGTCTTTATTCCAAAACAAAAACATTCTGAGTTATTCCTTCAAAATAACGATGAAATTGAAATTATCACCCCTTCTCAAGGAGGATAA
- a CDS encoding ABC transporter permease, whose amino-acid sequence MKHLVANGFRYIRLISTYMRLNLLAALQYRFDFFAGLIINIISSAMIVTFYIIVFNHVNELNGWTLDHMMILTGSYLIVNSLYVGLIFHGISRLPKFILEGQLDQLLTQPISPRLQILLGEIDIGSLLSALLGIGIVIYYTFKLQIKIDVFLILNYAMAILFSQLFLYRALYFLMSLAFWLGKIDELRDCFSLLIDFGNRPKFIYPKILNFIFSWLIPIFLVANVPAEIILQKPDPYLHILSFMSLIPIYFLSEFVWRRGLKIYASANK is encoded by the coding sequence ATGAAGCATTTGGTAGCTAACGGTTTTAGATATATACGTCTCATTTCAACTTATATGCGCTTAAATCTTCTGGCTGCATTGCAATATCGGTTTGATTTCTTTGCTGGTTTAATTATCAATATTATTTCTTCTGCTATGATTGTTACATTTTATATAATAGTTTTTAATCATGTTAACGAGTTAAATGGCTGGACGCTGGATCATATGATGATTCTTACAGGAAGCTATCTCATTGTGAATTCATTGTATGTTGGGCTTATTTTTCATGGTATTTCTCGACTTCCTAAGTTTATCTTAGAAGGACAACTCGATCAACTTTTAACCCAGCCAATCAGTCCAAGATTACAAATATTATTAGGTGAAATTGATATTGGCAGTTTATTAAGTGCTTTATTAGGAATTGGCATCGTTATTTATTATACTTTTAAATTACAAATTAAAATTGATGTTTTTTTAATTTTAAATTATGCAATGGCAATTTTATTTTCTCAATTATTTTTATATAGAGCCTTATATTTTCTTATGTCACTTGCTTTTTGGCTGGGTAAAATTGATGAACTGAGAGATTGCTTCTCACTGTTAATTGATTTTGGCAATAGACCAAAATTCATCTATCCGAAGATATTGAATTTTATTTTTTCTTGGTTGATTCCCATTTTTTTAGTCGCAAATGTTCCTGCGGAAATTATTTTACAAAAGCCTGACCCATACTTACATATTTTATCTTTTATGTCGTTAATACCCATTTATTTTCTAAGTGAGTTTGTATGGCGTCGAGGATTAAAAATTTATGCGAGTGCTAATAAATAG
- a CDS encoding ATP-grasp domain-containing protein, which yields MYAIIVDPLSSGSEYLNELRNYAIKVISILSRRAQNSMKTSHLSDYITEGEDFSSLLQNFLDITQGEKILFCLPGSEIGVELAEKIAQNLKLKTNNKDFSKERLNKYLMQERIKHCGLNSINQFLIKKSSCEFPKFSFPVVLKPTQSAGSDGVIFCNNQQDVKKYIDKYFGKINKIGVMNNELLMQEFIAGTEFVVDLVTIDNHCELVAMWKYEKILSAEGNFIYSSLKLINAEHKYFNTLLCYAKKVIKALGICFGPAHVEIMIDKKEEPILIEVGSRPHGGKSQAIMRECFGYNQITRTLDNIFNEIKNFTYAPKKYGELVFLISQKEGRFKSFGCKEDIAKLNGFIDFFPFVSDNEYLECTKDLANIPDIVMFAHESAEVVTNSVKKLRELEKDENFYEIYS from the coding sequence ATGTATGCAATCATAGTTGATCCGCTTTCAAGCGGATCAGAGTATTTAAATGAACTTCGTAATTATGCAATAAAAGTAATTTCTATTCTTTCGCGTCGAGCTCAAAATTCTATGAAAACCTCACACTTAAGCGATTATATAACTGAGGGAGAGGATTTCTCTTCATTATTGCAAAATTTTCTGGATATCACCCAAGGTGAAAAGATATTATTTTGCTTACCAGGAAGTGAAATTGGTGTTGAGCTTGCAGAAAAAATAGCACAAAATTTAAAGTTGAAAACAAATAATAAGGACTTCAGCAAAGAAAGACTGAATAAATATTTAATGCAAGAAAGAATTAAGCACTGTGGCTTAAATTCGATAAATCAATTCCTCATAAAAAAGAGCTCGTGCGAATTTCCTAAATTTTCATTCCCAGTTGTCCTAAAACCCACTCAAAGCGCGGGCAGTGATGGTGTTATATTTTGTAATAATCAGCAGGATGTAAAAAAATATATTGATAAATATTTTGGAAAAATTAATAAAATAGGCGTTATGAACAATGAATTGCTTATGCAAGAGTTCATAGCAGGGACAGAATTTGTTGTCGATCTCGTCACGATTGATAACCACTGTGAATTAGTTGCCATGTGGAAATACGAAAAAATCCTAAGCGCGGAAGGCAATTTCATATATTCTTCACTCAAATTAATAAATGCAGAGCATAAATATTTCAATACTCTATTGTGTTACGCAAAAAAGGTTATCAAAGCTTTAGGAATCTGTTTTGGACCTGCCCATGTCGAAATTATGATCGATAAAAAAGAAGAACCTATTTTAATAGAAGTCGGCAGCAGACCACATGGTGGGAAATCACAAGCAATTATGCGCGAATGTTTTGGTTATAATCAGATCACCCGTACCCTGGATAACATATTTAATGAAATAAAAAATTTTACTTATGCACCTAAAAAATATGGTGAATTAGTATTTCTAATTTCGCAAAAAGAAGGGAGATTTAAAAGTTTTGGCTGCAAAGAAGATATTGCAAAATTAAATGGATTTATAGATTTTTTTCCTTTTGTCTCAGACAATGAGTATTTGGAATGTACAAAAGATCTTGCAAATATACCTGATATAGTGATGTTTGCGCATGAATCTGCTGAAGTTGTTACAAATAGCGTTAAAAAACTTCGAGAACTTGAAAAGGATGAAAACTTTTATGAAATTTATTCATAA
- the hxpB gene encoding hexitol phosphatase HxpB: MSDKYELKENLKVIFDMDGVIIDSEPMWQEAEIEVFKTVGLNLDNAMCQQTAGYRVEAAVDYWFRKQPWTNKSKLQVENEVKDLACKSIVDHALAKPGAINLIHELAKNKITMAICSSSSMKIIKTVCEKLNITSFMQILQTGEDCSYGKPHPEPYLATAKRLNALPSQCIVIEDSLTGAISGKSAGMKVIAVPEEHNFQKTIFDFCDAKYSSLEKIKIEDLLKIISK; the protein is encoded by the coding sequence ATGTCCGATAAATATGAATTAAAAGAAAATTTAAAAGTCATTTTCGATATGGATGGCGTAATTATAGACTCAGAACCTATGTGGCAAGAAGCAGAAATTGAAGTTTTCAAGACCGTCGGTTTAAATTTAGACAATGCAATGTGCCAGCAAACTGCTGGATATAGGGTAGAAGCTGCAGTTGATTATTGGTTTAGAAAACAGCCGTGGACAAATAAGTCAAAGCTGCAAGTTGAAAATGAAGTTAAAGATCTAGCCTGCAAATCGATTGTTGACCATGCACTCGCAAAGCCGGGAGCTATCAATCTTATTCATGAGCTCGCAAAAAATAAAATCACCATGGCTATTTGTTCATCCTCTTCAATGAAAATAATAAAGACCGTTTGTGAAAAATTAAATATAACTTCGTTCATGCAAATCTTACAAACAGGAGAAGATTGCAGCTATGGTAAACCTCATCCAGAACCATATTTAGCAACCGCCAAACGACTCAATGCCCTTCCTTCACAATGTATTGTAATAGAAGATTCATTAACAGGAGCAATCTCAGGCAAATCTGCGGGCATGAAAGTGATTGCAGTTCCTGAAGAACACAACTTTCAAAAAACAATTTTTGATTTTTGCGATGCAAAATATTCAAGTTTAGAAAAGATTAAAATAGAAGACTTATTGAAAATAATTTCGAAATAA
- a CDS encoding FAD-dependent oxidoreductase, with the protein MRVGIIGAGILGRLIAIELFKRKYKVTIFEKSDANSSGSCTTTAAGMLAPWSESYESSQLVFELGVTSLKLWPNILKTLNSTHLFKRQGTAHLTLYRERHKLEHFFEHLKKRNIHFEAIKINSENKKEFVGEFSQEYSFGYYFPQEATLNPMEFILKCNDFFKENKISFNYNHIVTFYENNKITTDQGDFYFDSVINTMGLGAKNVFEKSKESLRGVRGSLVLVHAPLVNIHSVIRLTHLRYPIYIVPRGNNKYIIGATSHETECLKPITVESLLELLSVAAHFDKGFLEANLLDQRVNLRPTFMDGSPHFYSQNGIHYINGLHRNGITISPALANIFCNYLERKSNNNLDFPIENNKIMEELCLNY; encoded by the coding sequence GTGCGCGTTGGAATTATAGGTGCAGGTATACTAGGTAGACTAATAGCTATTGAGCTTTTTAAAAGAAAATATAAAGTAACAATATTTGAAAAAAGTGATGCCAATTCTTCGGGATCATGCACGACTACCGCTGCTGGAATGCTTGCACCTTGGTCAGAATCATATGAATCCAGCCAACTCGTTTTTGAATTAGGAGTTACATCATTAAAATTATGGCCTAATATTTTGAAAACATTAAACTCAACCCATTTATTTAAGAGACAAGGGACAGCCCATCTTACTTTATATCGAGAAAGACATAAATTAGAGCATTTTTTTGAACACTTAAAAAAAAGAAATATCCATTTTGAAGCAATTAAAATCAATAGTGAAAATAAAAAAGAATTCGTTGGAGAGTTTTCGCAAGAATATTCTTTTGGATATTATTTTCCTCAAGAAGCAACTTTAAATCCCATGGAGTTTATTTTAAAATGCAATGACTTTTTTAAAGAGAATAAAATTTCGTTTAATTATAATCATATAGTAACATTTTATGAAAACAATAAAATTACTACAGATCAAGGCGATTTCTACTTTGATAGTGTCATTAATACTATGGGATTGGGGGCTAAAAATGTATTTGAAAAAAGTAAGGAAAGTTTAAGAGGCGTCCGTGGATCTTTAGTACTTGTGCATGCACCTTTGGTAAACATCCATTCTGTCATCCGCCTTACCCATTTACGCTATCCCATTTACATTGTTCCAAGAGGAAATAATAAATATATCATTGGTGCCACAAGCCATGAAACTGAATGCCTAAAACCAATTACAGTTGAGTCTTTACTCGAACTCTTAAGCGTTGCTGCGCATTTTGATAAAGGGTTTTTAGAAGCAAATTTACTAGATCAAAGAGTCAATTTGCGCCCCACTTTTATGGATGGTTCTCCCCATTTTTATAGTCAGAATGGAATTCATTACATAAATGGTCTCCATCGAAATGGGATTACCATTTCACCTGCCTTAGCGAATATATTTTGCAATTACCTTGAAAGAAAAAGTAACAATAACTTAGATTTTCCTATAGAAAATAATAAAATTATGGAGGAATTATGTCTAAATTATTAA
- a CDS encoding thiazole synthase — protein sequence MLDLYGKKLSSRFLIGSAKYPSLNILKDSVMASQAEVITVSLRRLSPNSKLKNVFWETIKSLNINILPNTSGCYLAKDAITTAHIARELFETNWLKLEIFGDSLTLQPNPYELLKAAEHLAKHNFSLFPYMTDDLVVANELVNLGCKVLMPWAAPIGSGKGITNSFHLKVLRERFPFVTLIVDAGIGAPSHAAYAMELGMDAVLLNTAVAESHNPTAMASAFSMAITAGRKAYCSGMIPQSDFAISSSPIVGIPFQ from the coding sequence ATGCTAGACTTATATGGAAAAAAGTTAAGTTCTCGATTTCTTATTGGAAGCGCCAAATACCCTTCTTTGAATATTTTAAAAGACTCAGTTATGGCATCCCAAGCGGAAGTGATTACCGTATCATTACGGAGACTATCTCCAAATTCAAAGCTAAAAAATGTATTTTGGGAAACTATAAAATCATTAAATATAAATATATTACCAAACACCTCTGGCTGTTACCTTGCTAAAGATGCAATTACAACAGCGCATATAGCAAGAGAGTTATTTGAGACGAATTGGTTAAAGCTTGAAATATTTGGTGACAGCCTAACCTTACAACCAAACCCTTATGAATTATTAAAAGCTGCAGAGCATCTTGCCAAACATAATTTTTCACTTTTTCCATATATGACAGATGATCTTGTTGTAGCGAATGAACTTGTAAATCTTGGATGTAAAGTACTTATGCCTTGGGCTGCCCCTATTGGGTCTGGCAAAGGAATAACAAATTCATTCCATTTGAAGGTTTTGCGGGAACGGTTTCCTTTTGTTACCTTAATTGTCGATGCAGGAATCGGTGCCCCTAGTCATGCAGCTTATGCCATGGAATTAGGAATGGATGCGGTTCTTTTAAATACAGCAGTAGCTGAATCCCACAACCCTACAGCGATGGCATCCGCATTTTCCATGGCCATAACGGCAGGCAGAAAGGCTTATTGTAGTGGCATGATCCCGCAAAGCGATTTTGCCATATCGAGTTCTCCCATCGTTGGCATTCCATTCCAGTAA
- a CDS encoding ThiF family adenylyltransferase: MNINKYSRHISIPFVGILGQEKIKDTKVTIIGAGALGHSTSIYLAASGIGHISIFDHDIVEESNLSRQILFSDQDIGKPKAKCLTEYLKKLYSDVEFHFFDKEFSVNNSDMLPSNCNFIINASDNYTTRHAINLVSLQKNIPWIDLGILKTQGHFCLFNPGLGCYECLFSDATDSIENCSLSGVLSPICGIIGSFAANEVIKFILGKHTKDINHFFSFEFLENNFKKFYWKRNSDCQYCNEFLKLRPISILEKKIYDDFFIDEQKFKEKQRDENNLAVFLDEPTLHSSLGSAFEESDFQNKKTKIQFINENIHSILNKNFFLIDKPKNEEYYSKFKLIIFLCRSGIKSKTACEIFRKQGFNAYYALNR, encoded by the coding sequence ATGAATATCAATAAATATTCAAGACATATATCAATTCCTTTTGTTGGAATCCTTGGGCAAGAAAAAATAAAAGATACAAAGGTAACAATAATTGGCGCTGGAGCGTTAGGACATAGCACTTCGATTTACCTTGCTGCTTCTGGCATTGGGCATATTTCTATTTTTGATCATGATATTGTTGAAGAATCAAATCTTTCCAGGCAAATATTATTTTCAGATCAAGACATTGGAAAACCAAAAGCAAAATGTCTTACAGAATATCTTAAAAAACTTTACTCTGATGTCGAATTTCATTTTTTTGATAAAGAATTTTCTGTAAACAATAGTGATATGCTTCCTTCTAATTGCAACTTCATTATCAATGCAAGCGATAATTATACAACGAGACATGCAATAAATTTAGTTAGCCTACAAAAAAATATCCCCTGGATTGACCTAGGGATTTTAAAAACTCAAGGGCATTTCTGTCTTTTTAATCCAGGCCTTGGTTGTTATGAATGCTTATTTTCAGACGCAACGGACTCCATAGAAAATTGTTCTTTATCTGGAGTCTTATCCCCCATCTGTGGTATCATAGGCTCATTTGCAGCAAATGAAGTTATTAAGTTCATACTTGGTAAACATACAAAAGACATCAACCACTTTTTTAGTTTTGAATTCCTAGAAAATAATTTTAAAAAATTCTACTGGAAAAGAAACTCAGATTGCCAATATTGTAATGAATTTTTAAAATTACGCCCAATCTCAATTCTTGAAAAAAAAATTTACGATGACTTTTTTATAGATGAGCAAAAATTTAAAGAAAAACAGCGAGATGAAAATAACCTAGCTGTTTTTTTAGATGAACCAACACTTCATTCCTCTTTGGGTTCTGCTTTCGAAGAAAGCGATTTTCAAAACAAAAAAACAAAAATTCAATTCATTAATGAAAATATTCACTCGATATTAAATAAAAATTTTTTTCTGATTGATAAACCTAAAAATGAAGAATATTATTCGAAATTTAAACTTATTATTTTTTTATGTCGTAGTGGGATAAAAAGCAAAACTGCCTGTGAAATTTTTAGAAAACAAGGATTTAATGCGTATTATGCACTTAACAGATAA
- a CDS encoding DUF1028 domain-containing protein has protein sequence MTFSIIAFDKNKSEYGIAICSAIPFIGKYAAFHFKNQSLIAAQGKQDPCTAYSIRNLLNDNENSTNILNYLKKNDPSFQRKQLAVLDLKKFQFFSYTGEDLKMISNEYAKTFGDIIMGDNYIISGNCLLSLETLTNMEKSFKSSASESLDTRLLMALKAGNISQADFRGRQSAALYYYKSEHEYPIRTIDVDEHKNPVEELERIFNLGTKCWQNVVEHCFFDMKFERKFKTIKDFPDEIVKSINILSKPVAERDCN, from the coding sequence ATGACATTCTCTATAATAGCTTTTGATAAAAATAAAAGTGAATATGGAATTGCAATCTGCTCAGCTATTCCGTTTATTGGAAAGTATGCTGCATTCCATTTTAAAAATCAAAGTTTAATTGCAGCTCAAGGTAAGCAAGATCCTTGCACTGCATATAGTATTAGAAACTTATTGAATGACAATGAGAACAGTACAAATATTTTGAATTATCTTAAGAAAAATGATCCTTCATTTCAGCGAAAACAACTTGCTGTTCTCGATCTGAAAAAATTTCAATTTTTCAGTTACACGGGAGAAGATCTAAAAATGATATCGAATGAATATGCTAAAACATTTGGGGATATTATAATGGGAGACAATTATATTATTTCTGGAAACTGTTTATTGTCGCTAGAGACTCTAACAAACATGGAAAAGAGTTTTAAGAGCTCAGCAAGTGAATCTTTAGACACACGATTATTGATGGCACTTAAAGCCGGTAATATTTCTCAAGCAGATTTTAGAGGAAGACAATCGGCAGCTTTATATTATTATAAGTCTGAGCATGAATATCCAATTCGCACAATAGATGTAGATGAGCATAAAAACCCAGTTGAAGAATTGGAGCGTATTTTTAATTTAGGAACAAAATGCTGGCAAAATGTTGTTGAACATTGTTTTTTTGATATGAAATTTGAAAGAAAATTTAAAACAATTAAAGATTTTCCAGATGAAATAGTTAAATCTATAAATATTTTGAGCAAACCTGTTGCAGAAAGAGATTGTAATTAA
- a CDS encoding helix-turn-helix domain-containing protein, whose translation MPKIVTHFNETLKGLLKKKLTAQLLRILAIILLFLMDIKVKEISAVLKCSPKTVYQTIGKFKANGMMNLFERPRTGRKSLLSSSEILDLKSQLF comes from the coding sequence ATGCCGAAGATAGTAACTCATTTTAATGAAACTTTAAAGGGACTTCTAAAGAAAAAATTAACCGCGCAACTTCTAAGGATACTTGCTATAATTCTGCTCTTTTTAATGGATATTAAGGTTAAAGAAATATCCGCAGTATTGAAGTGCAGCCCTAAAACCGTTTACCAAACAATCGGAAAATTTAAAGCAAATGGAATGATGAATCTTTTTGAAAGACCTCGAACGGGTAGGAAAAGTTTGTTAAGCTCAAGTGAGATTTTGGATTTAAAAAGTCAGTTATTTTAA
- a CDS encoding IS630 family transposase — MLKNSHESHAKVVHVEIIKNLIHKNNGKKFSRSGIYSFCKKIGLRKVKLRPVHIKNDSEVIAEWRKNFPKVIEKIKREHPDKKVIQYYQDETRYGQKTITSGIWSPKGVRPEYKNENGFLNSWIYGAINIDTGKRFGFDMPTLNSENLQIFLNDFSKKIKRSEHVLMILDGSRAHNNSKIVVPKNITLHFLPPYIPQLNHIERLRSYLKRNHLSFRLNEKIEDIIQAGSDAWNKLTDEIIKSIGFSQSRKRCVEHF; from the coding sequence ATTTTAAAAAACTCTCATGAATCACATGCAAAAGTTGTTCATGTTGAAATTATAAAAAATCTTATCCATAAGAATAATGGTAAGAAGTTTAGTAGATCTGGCATTTATTCATTTTGTAAGAAAATAGGTTTAAGAAAAGTCAAACTGAGACCAGTACATATTAAAAATGATTCAGAAGTTATTGCAGAATGGAGAAAAAACTTTCCTAAAGTAATAGAAAAGATAAAGAGAGAACATCCAGATAAAAAAGTTATTCAATATTATCAAGATGAAACTAGATATGGGCAAAAGACAATCACATCAGGAATTTGGAGCCCAAAAGGCGTTCGCCCTGAATATAAAAATGAGAATGGTTTTTTAAATTCATGGATATATGGAGCAATAAATATTGATACTGGAAAAAGATTCGGATTTGATATGCCAACTTTAAACAGTGAGAATTTGCAGATATTTTTGAATGATTTTTCAAAAAAAATAAAGAGAAGTGAACATGTTCTTATGATTTTAGATGGCTCAAGAGCGCATAATAATAGCAAGATTGTTGTACCGAAAAATATTACTTTACACTTTCTTCCTCCATATATTCCGCAATTAAATCATATTGAAAGATTGAGGAGTTATTTAAAAAGAAATCATCTTTCATTTAGATTAAACGAAAAAATCGAAGATATTATTCAGGCAGGGAGTGATGCATGGAATAAATTAACCGATGAAATTATCAAATCCATTGGATTTTCTCAATCAAGAAAACGATGTGTGGAACATTTTTAA